A genomic region of Nymphalis io chromosome 3, ilAglIoxx1.1, whole genome shotgun sequence contains the following coding sequences:
- the LOC126780492 gene encoding NADH dehydrogenase [ubiquinone] iron-sulfur protein 6, mitochondrial — protein sequence MMHSVSKTSQFMKCISPTIRPLAIRCITNKIEDVGTHTGQKWDSDDYRLARFALAPKQVNQNWAINLIAEVPPKEVTERVVWCDGGSGPEGHPRVYINVDKPGDHSCGYCGLRFVKKDHH from the exons ATGATGCACTCTGTTTCAAAGACTAGTCAATTTATGAAATGTATTTCTCCTACAATTAGACCTTTGGCAATTCGTTGCATAACGAACAAAATAGAAGATGTGGGTACACACACAGGACAG AAATGGGATTCTGATGACTATCGACTTGCCAGATTTGCTTTGGCCCCAAAACAAGTAAACCAAAACTGGGCTATCAATTTAATAGCTGAAGTTCCACCAAAAGAAGTAACTGAACGAGTGGTATGGTGTGATGGTGGAAGTGGGCCAGAAGGACATCCAAGAGTTTATATTAATGTG gACAAACCTGGTGATCATAGCTGTGGGTACTGTGGACTGAGATTTGTTAAGAAGGATCATCATTAA
- the LOC126780509 gene encoding UPF0184 protein AAEL002161: protein MAGSEDTKPNDNDTETNNIDSNEQNEENVQEEYVLLDTKLDELNQALDLLEQKNDDIHKRLVELLQSNKDIRQQLKHENTKMN, encoded by the exons ATGGCAGGTTCTGAAGATACTAAACCCAATGATAATGATACTGAAACTAATAACATTGATAGTAATGAACAAAACGAAGAAAATGTCCAAGAAG aGTATGTTTTATTGGATACGAAACTTGATGAACTAAATCAGGCTTTGGATTTGTTGGAGCAAAAAAATGATGATATTCATAAAAGATTAGTAGAACTCTTACAATCGAATAAAGATATAAGACAGCAACTAAAACATGAAAACACTAAAATGaactaa